A window of Roseburia hominis A2-183 genomic DNA:
GATGCTCAGATAATTTCCGCAGGTATCCAGCTTCGGCGACGACATCTCATACGTCTGGTTCCAGATCAGTTCATTCGCGGCATCCAGATAAAATGCTCCGTCATTGCTGTATTTTAAAATATTTCCCTGAAATTCCGTAAAATGTGTCGCATCCGTATCCGACCGCTCCGCGGTTGACATAATGTCATAGTTCTCATAATGGCGGAGCGCCATGTAGAGTCCCAGACCGGTCAGCACCAGAAGAATGACCGCCGTCACAATCACGATGCGGCGCAGGACCTTTCTGCGATGTTCCTTTATTTTACGGTTATATTCCTCCATATCGGTATCCCCTACCGTATGAAATCCGCTTTTGTTTTTTTCTGCCATACTTCCTCGTTCCTATGTTGTCTATGCTTTCACTGATTATGAATATTATAGCATGTGTGTATTCCCGTTTCACTATTTTTTTAATTCGGCAGAATCAGACGCTGACCGGCGTAGATGGCATTTTCATCCTCAATGCCGTTGACCTCGCAGAGCTTGTCCAGCATTGCCGTTGTCTGATATATTTTCCGGCAGATTCCCACAAGGCTGTCTCCCTTCTGCACATCATAATATCCCTGCGACAGATACATCTGCGCCTCGGTCTGCACTGCTGCCGCCTGCACATTCTCCGCCGATGAGTTTCCGGCAGCTGTCGTCGTGCCCTGGGTCTGTACCGCCGCCGGGTCCCCGTCCGTGGATGGCGTGCTCTGCGTCTGCGCCTCCACCGACGTGCCCGCTGCGTCTGCGCATGCCTGTCCACCGGCTGCCGCCGTATCCCCCGCAGTTTCCGATCCCGCTGCAGTTCCTGCTGCTGCATTTGCCGTTGCATTTTCCGCTGGCTCTGCTGTCCCCTGTGCCCCCTGTGCCTCCTGCGCCGTCTCCGCCTGCTGCGCCGCAGAATCTTCCTGCGTTCCCGCCGCTTCCGCAGACAGTTCCTGTTTTTCGACATTCCCCATCACCGTCTCTACCGCCACAGACGGCATCCGCTCCGTCTCTTCCGTCTCCGTGTCCGCCGTCTGCGCTTCTGTCACATACCGGGTTCCCTTCATCTGCGCAAGCGTCTGTTCCATATCCACCATCTTTTCATGATTCAGATATGCGGTCACACCAAGCACACACACAACCGCCCCCAGCAGAACTGTGGCTGCATACGCGGGTCTTTCCTGCTTTTCCTGCCGACCGGCATCCTGCTGTACTCTCCTGCGGTAAAGACCACGGTACACCCCTGTACCTTCCTCATTTTCCGGCATTTTCGCCATGTCCGCCGCCACTTCCCGCTCCCCGGCGCTTACTGGCACTGCCGGTTTTGGCTTCTCTTCCCCTTCCACATCCATTTCCCGGTAAAATTCCTTTTCCTCTTTTTTCCAGAGGTCGTTCTCCTCTGGCACCTGCCTGTGCTGGTAATAAATGTAAAATCCATCTCTTCTGTACAGGTGCCCGTTCCGGCTGCCGTAGACCGCCTCCTCACATTCCAGGCTGTCCATCAGAAAAAGAATCTGGCGCTTTCCACCGAAGTTCCGTTGATGCAGCGCCTCCAGGTGCGCCGTCATATTGGGGAGCTGTCCCTTGATATCCAGCGCCCATCCTACAATCACGAACGGATCATGCTCCGGCTTTAACTGCTTATATATGTACGCCCACGTGTGATCGTCCCAGACCGGAATATCCCGGTCAAACAGGATTTCATTCAACGGAATAACCGCTTCCACAAACGTGCACTCTCTGCCCATGCAGTTCTCAAATTTTCCCAGCAGCACATATGCCGTTTTTTCTTCCACGCCGCCATGCGGATGCATTCTGCGGTACACGGTATCTTCCACATAAATCCGTTCCCCTGCATCCGGCGACCCGATCTGTTTGATTTCTCTTGGCAGTTCCCTCTGTACCTTCTCTTCCGTCTGTTCCTGGTGAATAATCTCTATCATGCCACACGATTCCCCTTTCCGCATCCGGCTGCGCATCCGCGCAATACACGCACATGGATTTTACAACCTTTTCTCGGGGAAATCGTACCACAAGCCCTCTGCATATTTTGAAATATTATGGGCTTGTCCGAAAAAATGTTTCGACAGCCTTCCGTCTCTTCTGCCAAAATCTTTCCCGGCATTACAAAAGCCGCAGGGAAGCTACAATCCCCGCGGCCTTATCTGCGTTTTTCTCTAATTCTGTTTTACAAACGCCTTTACTTTCTCGTAGATGCTCTGTGCATCCAGTCCATACTTTTGAATCAGTTCCAGAGCCGGACCGGACTCTCCGAACACATCGTTGATACCGATCTTCATGACTTTCGTCGGCTGCTTCTCAGAAAGGATGTCGCATACGGCACTTCCCAGTCCGCCGATCACGGAATGTTCCTCGATCGTTACCACTTTTCCGGTCTTCGCTGCGGACGCAAGTACCAGCTTTTCATCCAGCGGCTTGATCGTATGGATGTTGATAATCTCCGCATCAATACCGTCTGCTGCCAGAAGCTTCTCCGCCTCTCTCGCCTCGTTCACACACAATCCTGTTGCAAATACCGAGACATCTTTTCCCTCTTTTAACACAATTCCCTTGCCGATCTCAAACCGGTAGGTCGCCTCGTCATTAAATACCGGAACCGCCAGTCGTCCAAAACGCAGGTACACCGGTCCCACGTGATCATACGCCGCATGCACTGCCGCACGCGCCTCCACATCGTCCGCCGGATTGAGCACGACCATTCCCGGGATCGCGCGCATCAAAGCCAGATCCTCCAGGCACTGATGGGTCGCTCCGTCCTCACCCACGGAGATTCCCGCATGGGTCGCTCCGATCTTCACATTGAGGTGCGGGTAACCGATCGAGTTGCGCACCTGCTCGTAATTTCTGCCCGCCGCAAACATCGCAAAAGAACTGATAAACGGAACTTTTCCGCAGGTTGCAAGACCTGCCGCGATTCCTGTCATATTCGCCTCTGCAATACCGATGTCCCAGTGGCGCTCCGGAAATGCCTTCTTAAAAATGCCGGTCTTTGTCGCACCTGCCAGATCCGCGTCCAGCACGATCAGATCTTCATGCTCTTTTCCAAGTTCTACCAGCGCGTTGCCGTAACTCTCTCTGGTTGCAATCTTCTTTCCTAATTCTGACATAATGCTGCACCTGCCTTTTCCAGATCTTCCATTGCGATCTTATATTCATCATCATTCGGTGCTTTTCCGTGCCAGTCAACGGCATTCTCCATGAATGAAACACCTTTTCCCTTTAATGTCTTTGCGATAATCGCCGTCGGCATTCCCTTGGTCGCCCGCGCCTCCGCAAAAGCCGCACGGATCTCGTCAAAATCATTTCCGTTGATGTTGATCGTATGGAAATTGAACGCCTCAAACTTCTTGTCGATCGGGTACGGAGAACATACCGCGTCAATGGAACCGTCAATCTGAAGGTTGTTGTTATCCACGATCACCACCAGATTATCCAGTTTCTTAAATCCTGCCCACATGGCAGCCTCCCAGATCTGTCCCTCCTGGATCTCTCCGTCACCGCAAAGTGCATATACACGATAGTCTTTCTTGTCGAACTTTCCTGCTGCAGCCATTCCCACTGCCACCGAGAGTCCCTGTCCCAGAGAACCGCTCGACATATCCACGCCCGGAATATGCTTCATATCCGGATGTCCCTGCAGATATGATCCTGTGTGACGCAGCGTTACCAGATCCTCCTTCGGGAAAAATCCACGCTCTGCAAGCGCAGCGTAAAGTCCGGGTGCCGTGTGTCCCTTGGACAATACAAACCGGTCACGATCCGCCATCTTCGGATTCTTTGGATCAATGTTCAGCTCCTCAAAGTACAGATATGTGAAAATATCTGCCGCCGAGAGTGATCCGCCCGGGTGTCCCGCTTTTGCACTGTGCACCGCAGTTACAATGCTTTTGCGAATTTCATTTGCTGTCTTTTGAAGTTCCAGATTCGTCATGTCGTGTCATGGTCCTTTCTTATATCTGATTGTCATCCGTCCGACCCAGATGCCGGACAGTCGCATCCCTTTCTCATGCGGTCACTACAGTTCCGTGCGCCCCTCAAGCGCGCGCAGAAGCGTCACCTCATCAATATATTCCAGATCGCCGCCCACCGGCACACCGCTTGCAATCCGCGTAACTTTTATACCGGTCGGTTTGATCAGTTTGCTGATATACATTGCCGTCGTCTCCCCCTCCAGGCTGGAATTCGTCGCAATGATGACCTCATCCACATCCTTTTGCAGGCGCTGCATCAGTTCTTTGAGTTTGATGTCCCCCGGCCCGATTCCGAGCATGGGTGAGATCGCGCCGTGCAGCACATGATATACTCCGTCATACTTCTGT
This region includes:
- a CDS encoding LysM peptidoglycan-binding domain-containing protein, translating into MIEIIHQEQTEEKVQRELPREIKQIGSPDAGERIYVEDTVYRRMHPHGGVEEKTAYVLLGKFENCMGRECTFVEAVIPLNEILFDRDIPVWDDHTWAYIYKQLKPEHDPFVIVGWALDIKGQLPNMTAHLEALHQRNFGGKRQILFLMDSLECEEAVYGSRNGHLYRRDGFYIYYQHRQVPEENDLWKKEEKEFYREMDVEGEEKPKPAVPVSAGEREVAADMAKMPENEEGTGVYRGLYRRRVQQDAGRQEKQERPAYAATVLLGAVVCVLGVTAYLNHEKMVDMEQTLAQMKGTRYVTEAQTADTETEETERMPSVAVETVMGNVEKQELSAEAAGTQEDSAAQQAETAQEAQGAQGTAEPAENATANAAAGTAAGSETAGDTAAAGGQACADAAGTSVEAQTQSTPSTDGDPAAVQTQGTTTAAGNSSAENVQAAAVQTEAQMYLSQGYYDVQKGDSLVGICRKIYQTTAMLDKLCEVNGIEDENAIYAGQRLILPN
- a CDS encoding transketolase family protein, giving the protein MSELGKKIATRESYGNALVELGKEHEDLIVLDADLAGATKTGIFKKAFPERHWDIGIAEANMTGIAAGLATCGKVPFISSFAMFAAGRNYEQVRNSIGYPHLNVKIGATHAGISVGEDGATHQCLEDLALMRAIPGMVVLNPADDVEARAAVHAAYDHVGPVYLRFGRLAVPVFNDEATYRFEIGKGIVLKEGKDVSVFATGLCVNEAREAEKLLAADGIDAEIINIHTIKPLDEKLVLASAAKTGKVVTIEEHSVIGGLGSAVCDILSEKQPTKVMKIGINDVFGESGPALELIQKYGLDAQSIYEKVKAFVKQN
- a CDS encoding transketolase, with translation MTNLELQKTANEIRKSIVTAVHSAKAGHPGGSLSAADIFTYLYFEELNIDPKNPKMADRDRFVLSKGHTAPGLYAALAERGFFPKEDLVTLRHTGSYLQGHPDMKHIPGVDMSSGSLGQGLSVAVGMAAAGKFDKKDYRVYALCGDGEIQEGQIWEAAMWAGFKKLDNLVVIVDNNNLQIDGSIDAVCSPYPIDKKFEAFNFHTININGNDFDEIRAAFAEARATKGMPTAIIAKTLKGKGVSFMENAVDWHGKAPNDDEYKIAMEDLEKAGAALCQN
- the recR gene encoding recombination mediator RecR — translated: MEYYSRQISKLIQELSALPGIGTKSAQRLAFHILNMPKEQVEELSSAILDAKQNVRYCKECFTLTDEEICPICSDSSRNHKVIMVVENTRDLAAYEKTQKYDGVYHVLHGAISPMLGIGPGDIKLKELMQRLQKDVDEVIIATNSSLEGETTAMYISKLIKPTGIKVTRIASGVPVGGDLEYIDEVTLLRALEGRTEL